The segment TTGGGCGACTCTTCTTCCTTAATGCTTATCCTGCCTTTTATAAATACAGGCCTTTCCTCGACAAGCATGTTCCTGTATTCCTCATATATGGTCGGGAACACTATCACCTCAATGGTACCATAATAATCCTCTATAGTCACAAAGGCCATCAGGTTGTTACTGCGTGTAAATATTGTCTTGCACTCGGTTATTATCCCTCCTATAGTAACAGGCTGCCCGTCCACAAACCTTGTCTGTTGTCCCTCATCGTCATTCTTGAGGTCAAGACTGGTAATGGTAACTGTGGAGTTGAATTCTTCCTCATACTGGTCTAAAGGATGTCCTGATATGTACACCCCAAGCATTTCCTTTTCAAAATTTAACAGGGCCTCCCTTGGGTATTCCTTTATATCGGGATATTCCTCCTGCGGCATTGCCACAGAAAAAAGCGATATCTGACCAGACAGGTTTTCCTTTTTCTGTTTGCTCGAGCCGTCCATAATGTCCACGTATGCAGCCATGAGTTGAGACCTCTTTACCTTAAAGCTGTCAAATGCGCCAGCCTTTATGAGGCTCTCAATGGTCTTCTTGTTTACTACAGTGAGGTCAACCCTGGATATGAATTCCTTAAAACTCTTATATGCTCCTTTTTTTCTTTCTTCCACTATGCTCTTTACCGCATTCCTGCCTACATTTTTTATGGCGGCCAGGCCAAACCTGATATTGTTCCCAACCACTGTAAACTCTTCATCGCTTTCATTGATGTCCGGTGGGAGTACTTTCATGCCCTTTTTCCTGCAGGATTGAATATAAAAGGCCACCTTATCCATATTGTCTACCACACTGTTTAATATGGCCGCCATAAATTCAACAGGATAATAACACTTGAGGTACGCAGTCTGATAGGCCACAACAGCATAGGCGGCCGCATGGGACTTGTTAAAGGCATAGTTGGCAAAGTCAATCATCTCGTCAAAAATATGGTTTGCCACATCTTCGGGCACACCCTTTCTGATGGCACCGGGCACCTCTATGCTGCCGTCCTCATTGACAATGCCGTATATAAAGTTCTGCCTCTCCTTCTGCATGACATCCATCTTTTTCTTTGCCATAGCACGCCTCACCAGGTCTGACCGACCAAGGGAATAGCCGGCCAGGTCTCTTACTATCTGCATGACCTGTTCCTGGTAGACCATGCACCCATAGGTTACCTCAAGTATGGGCTTCAAAAGCGGGTGCTCATAGGTGACCTCCTCAGGATGATTCTTGTTGTAGACATAGAGGGGTATCTGGTCCATGGGGCCAGGCCTATACAGGGATATGCCAGCTATTATGTCTTCAAGGCAGCTAGGCTTTAAATCCCTCATGAACTGCCTCATCCCGCTGCTTTCCAGCTGAAATACCCCGTCGGTATCACCCGCTGATATCATTTCATATACCTTCGGGTCGTCATAGTCCATCCTGTCCAGGTCTATATCTACACTGCGGTATTTCCTGACATTTTCTATGGCATCCCTGATTACCGTAAGGGTCCTGAGGCCTAAAAAGTCCATCTTGAGCAGCCCCAGCTCCTCCAGCGTGCCCATAGGAAACTGTGTTATGACTGCATCCTCACTCTTCTGAAGGGGTACTATGTCAGTCAACGGAAACTTTGATATTACTACACCCGCCGCGTGGGTCGACGTATGTCTTGGCAGCCCCTCCAGCCTCTTGGCCATATCGATGAGGTTTTTGACGTTTTCATCAGATACATACCTCGCCTTGAGGTCCGGATTTAACTCCAGCGCCTTATCTATGGTCATGTTGAGTTCAAAGGGTATCATCTTGGCTATAGAGTCTACATCCCCATAGCTCATATTAAGCGCTCTACCAACATCCCTTATGGCAGCCCTGGCTGCCATGGTACCAAATGTGGCTATCTGGGCAACCCTGTCCTGCCCGTATTTTTTAACCACATAGTCTATTACCTCGCCCCGGCGCTCATAACAGAAGTCGCAGTCTATATCAGGCATACTGACCCTTTCAGGGTTCAAGAAACGTTCAAACAACAGGCCATATCTGATAGGATCAATCCTGGTGATACCAAGGGTGTATGCCACCAGACTTCCGGCAGCGGAACCACGGCCTGGCCCTGTGACTATCCCATTTTCCCTTGCAAACCTGATAAAATCCCAAACAATCAGGAAATAGTCCACATAGCCCATCTTATCGATAACACTTATTTCATAGTCCAGCCTGTCAGTAAGCTCTTTTGTTATACTGCTATACCTTTCCTTAAGCCCATCATAGCACAGCTTTTTGAGATACGAAAGATTATCATAGCCCTCAGGCACGGGAAATTCAGGAAGGAATACCCTGTCAAACTGAAAGTCTACACTGCATCTCTCGGAAATCCTTACAGTATTCTCTATGGCTTCCGGTATATAATGAAAGAGGTCTGCCATTTCATCGGGCGACTTCAGATAAAACTCCGGGGTTTCAAAGCGGAGCCTGTCCTGGTCGCCTACCTTTTTATTCGTCTGTATGCACAGGAGTATGTCCTGGGCCTGGGCATCCTCCTTATATATATAGTGGACATCATTGGTGGCAACCAGCGGTATACCTGTATCCCTTGAGAGGTCTATCAATTCCTTTACAATATTTTTTTCTACCGGAAGCCCATGATCCTGCACCTCGAGGAAAAAGTTTCCTTCTCCAAATATATCCCTGTACATCAGTGCAATCTCTTTAGCACCTTTATAGTCCCCATATGAGAGCCTGGAAGGTATCTCTCCAGCTACACAGGCAGAAAGGGCTATCAACCCCTCATGATACTCCCTTAAGAGCTCGTGGTCTACCCTTGGCTTATAGTAAAATCCCTCTAACGAGGCTTTGGATACTATCTTTACCAGGTTGGAATATCCGGTATTATTCTCAGCTAACAGTATCAGGTGGTACTGGTCCCTGTCCAGCACCGGATCGCAGTCCCTCATGGTGCGTTGGGCTACATACACCTCACAGCCAATAATTGGCTTTATTCCCTGCTTCCTGCACTCCCTGTAGAAATCTATGACACCATACATTGCCCCGTGGTCTGTAATTGCAATGCTTTCAAACCCCATATCCTTAGCGGTCTGAACCAGCTCCGGTATCCTGCAGG is part of the Calorimonas adulescens genome and harbors:
- a CDS encoding DNA polymerase III subunit alpha, with the protein product MHRFTHLHLHTEYSLLDGACRIPELVQTAKDMGFESIAITDHGAMYGVIDFYRECRKQGIKPIIGCEVYVAQRTMRDCDPVLDRDQYHLILLAENNTGYSNLVKIVSKASLEGFYYKPRVDHELLREYHEGLIALSACVAGEIPSRLSYGDYKGAKEIALMYRDIFGEGNFFLEVQDHGLPVEKNIVKELIDLSRDTGIPLVATNDVHYIYKEDAQAQDILLCIQTNKKVGDQDRLRFETPEFYLKSPDEMADLFHYIPEAIENTVRISERCSVDFQFDRVFLPEFPVPEGYDNLSYLKKLCYDGLKERYSSITKELTDRLDYEISVIDKMGYVDYFLIVWDFIRFARENGIVTGPGRGSAAGSLVAYTLGITRIDPIRYGLLFERFLNPERVSMPDIDCDFCYERRGEVIDYVVKKYGQDRVAQIATFGTMAARAAIRDVGRALNMSYGDVDSIAKMIPFELNMTIDKALELNPDLKARYVSDENVKNLIDMAKRLEGLPRHTSTHAAGVVISKFPLTDIVPLQKSEDAVITQFPMGTLEELGLLKMDFLGLRTLTVIRDAIENVRKYRSVDIDLDRMDYDDPKVYEMISAGDTDGVFQLESSGMRQFMRDLKPSCLEDIIAGISLYRPGPMDQIPLYVYNKNHPEEVTYEHPLLKPILEVTYGCMVYQEQVMQIVRDLAGYSLGRSDLVRRAMAKKKMDVMQKERQNFIYGIVNEDGSIEVPGAIRKGVPEDVANHIFDEMIDFANYAFNKSHAAAYAVVAYQTAYLKCYYPVEFMAAILNSVVDNMDKVAFYIQSCRKKGMKVLPPDINESDEEFTVVGNNIRFGLAAIKNVGRNAVKSIVEERKKGAYKSFKEFISRVDLTVVNKKTIESLIKAGAFDSFKVKRSQLMAAYVDIMDGSSKQKKENLSGQISLFSVAMPQEEYPDIKEYPREALLNFEKEMLGVYISGHPLDQYEEEFNSTVTITSLDLKNDDEGQQTRFVDGQPVTIGGIITECKTIFTRSNNLMAFVTIEDYYGTIEVIVFPTIYEEYRNMLVEERPVFIKGRISIKEEESPKVLCDDVIPMVKSSGKMFIKVPANFNGSIINEIKSILKRYKGNTPVIIYFERDNKRFQADRSLWVTPCKDLYDMLSNLLGQNCIRTVA